GGCCTCAGAATGGGTCAGAGTTGtcatctttctctttctgtctcagaACCAGCAGCTGTCGCCTGCCGGGGGTGGAGGGGgagtggaggaggaggagcaggggGAGCAGGACAGCCTCATGCCTTCTGACGAGGCTAGTGACTCTCGTTCCCTCCGCCGAGGCGGCTCTAGCTCCCTGCACCCCCCGGaggatgaagaagaagaggaggaggaagaggaggaggaggaggtagatGATTATGAACCCCACTGTCACTCTCACCCATTCCAGGACGTGTACCCGCCCAACCGTAACCACCCTGGTGGCATCCACAGCGCTAACGGACACGATTCACAGGACCGACTCCTGCAGCAGCGAGACTCGCAGGACGGACACAACCAACGGAACAACCGCCAGCGCACGAGAGCCTGGCCAAGAGACAACTACTGAGCGCCTGTCTGCAGGAGTCTGGAGGAGAGGGTTGGGTCGTGAATTGGGGAGAGGGGTGAGGGGTGATGGGAATTGGTGAGGAACTGTAAACGCacagtgtgtgtggtgtgtgtgtggatgaagcTGCCCTTGATTGACGTAAAGATCCTGTTATTTTCAAAGCTTATGTGGTCGTTATTGTTTTGCGGCATTGtactacatttgtttttaaaagaccGGGCAGCTTTTCTCCGTTAAGATCACATGCATGTTCATATTGACACAATATTTGAACTTCCTCTGGAAACCCTAACCCCACCCGAgtcaaatattacttttattattttgcgTATCATACGCTCTCCCTGAACCTAATGAGCACAGAAGGATTTATGGGAAATGGAAAAGCACTTTTATAGCATGGGCTGTGAGTCACAATGAAAGATATTGTAGCATTTTGTTGCATCTTACTTTAATGGCTTCTTTTTTTGCTAGAGCTCTTGTAAATGTGAATATTACTCACTATTTTTTGGTTCAAGCCCTCAGTCATGGTGTTGTCTGATTGGAACCCATATGCACTTGTCTTATAATGAGTTGTTTTTTGGTACTTCTCTGGACATCATTCAAGAAACAGGCATTTTCACAGTCACGTTCACAAATGTAGCACACATTGCCATTTACAAAGCACCATGTAAAAGCTATGTAGGAAAGGAATTCAGGGTTACACTCTGCTGTCGTAGAGTTAAATATTATTGGGACTATAGTCTTGGTTTTCCCATGAGGTGAATTCCAACTCCAGATTGAAGAGCAGCAGTCAATCTTCCTGCATTTGTGTACTGCCTCCTAAAGAAAGAACCTAATTAGGTCAGTGTCAATGGTTTCTTTTTCTGGGAAATGAGAGGACGATAACTGGAGTTATGTTATCATATAGTAGATCTGCACCAATATATTGGATTTTTATAGAAGTAAATGAAGCTCACCAGTTTTGATGTCTATTTTGGGATAGTATTGTTTTTCCTCTGTGACTTTAACGAGTAGAAAGTTGGgcaaaaatcatatattttacacatttgcCACTAATTTATTGGTTGATCTTATCAGAAACAGCATAAGGAGAAAGCCCACTaatagaaaaactaaaaatgagaaATCATAACACTCAGAATTGCATTTTCAGGACACGGAGTCCCTCCTTAAAAGAACCAATTGCCTTAAGGCATCCTGGTCTCTTTTTGATCTTGAATGCTCATTAGTTAGACTAATCTAATTTATAAATCTAAAGGagctaaatttagatttttgtatcATTGTGTCTGGctgattttaaccattttttaaGGTTGGCAAACTCCCTATTTAAGTAGAGAGGAGTTGTACTTGCTTGACTGGAAACTAGCATTACCAAAACGGCCACTAAATAAACTGCCTCAGAAGGAATTTATCTTTACCAAGAAGAAAGTGGCTCTAACAAGTGAGTGATCTTCCTCTGTCCTCTCACTCTTTCCTCTCCAAGGCTCTGGATGTCTAAGGGTGTGGTTACTGTGGCCTACTTTAAAACATAGTGTCACCTCTTGCTTTGGCGACACATTGACTGCTAGCTAGTTTAATAACCTTACTGGTAATTACATTAGCATATATCAGCCAGGTTGTGTTACAACCAAATCCAAGAAAGTTTGTCCCTTTTCTCATAACCATGACTCTAGACTCGGATGTTACCTGTAGCAACTTAGGCTAAGGTTTATCGAGTGTAGGACCATTCAAAATGGCCTTAATACTTCCCTATATCTCTTTATAACTGCATGTCTCGAAAAACAATTATTTAGGACTATTTGCACATTAGGGGTTGGAACAGGAACTTTAGAAAACTTTAAGTATATTAGAGTAGAAAAATCGActcctttttccattttttaaaatgtaaaatctgcAACGGAATATTAGTAACGCATCTAAGAATagctagtgtgtgtgtatatatatcgaATGAAATTTAACCGGATCCTAAATATAATTCTTTAGAACGTTACTTTATTTTGTATTGATGGATCTGGATGGTTTTTAAGAAATGTTGCGATGTTTACAAAGTCCGGATTACTCTCACTCAGAGATCGTTTACGTGAGACGCACTCAAATATAAGTAACGTCAGTTGTTGTACGGTTATGTAAGGTCACATAAAGTTGCAGTACACTCTAATGTAGCACTGTAGTGATTTGGTTCTTTTGTAagaaaattaacaattaaaacatcttaagtattattaattttgattgcGTCTACAGTAGATTTCAGTGCATATCCAAAAATCGCCATCCAGAAAGAGAAATCCTTGTTTTCTTAAGAACTACTCTTTCCAATTTAATGCAATGTTTATACATaggatatgtttttaattatgatttcaCGTAGACTACACAGTTCCTTCAAAACATGCACAGAGACTTGAGTGAATGTATAGTTGCATGCCTTAACGACCTCTAGTCCTACGCACCAATGTATTGTCCTCCAGTGGGATGGTGCTAAATTGACTGTCCCTCAATTGATTGTGTTGCATTGATTGTAGTGGATCTGTACACTCCCAGAATGCACTTTCTGAAGCATCCTCCCTCCTATTAGATTGTAAAGACTTATCGACCAAAATTGCTGCCTGATATGAAGATTGAGCCATCGATGTGCCCAGCGTAGTTTTAGGACACCATCACTAACATAGTATGTTAGCATCTTAGCTTAATGCTGGAGAGGTTTTATGTATAACTGAAATACACTGAAATTCAAACAGGGAAAACAACACTTTCTAGTGGCTAAAACATTCCATGTGACGTGGTTTATGCTAAGCCTGAAACATACTTTACACAAGTATGTGAATGCAAAGCTACATAGTTTCAAAATGTATCAGACCACAACTATCGTCAAACTCTCGCTCCACCGTGACGGTTGTTGAAGTGAAGAAGATAACTTACCATAGAAGAATATGCAGTTTATGCTAACGCACACTTTAGTGCCCCTTGTGAGAATGTAATGCCAATTACATAGTTACAAGCATTTGTGTTTGCATACTATGAGTATGCAGACTATGTTTCAGAACCAAAAGAGCCTTTACATTTCAGATTGAAGATTCCCAGCTCTCGCCTTTCTAACATAAGTTCACATTGATGTAGATTGTGTCACGGCTCTGGACACGGCGTTTACAGCACCAATCTTGAAGTACAATTTGCATTGGCCATTTAGAGGGTCATGGGAAATATATATGTTCTGGGGTGTGGAAGTCAGGGTAAAAGTCCACTAACAAATGCCTTGACCAATCCTTTAGTGTACTGCATCGTTATATGCTATCAACATGTCACACTTTAATCTGTTgttctatattttaaaaaatgaaaaaaaaaaaatgaaaaatgaaaatcagagcatgactgaaaaaaaattctATGCAAGTGTTGCATGTGATCTGATAGTTTCTTTCGATTGTTTCTGATCTACTTTAGTACTGCATTGATTCTTGTTGTATTATTCTATTTAGGAAGAAAATTCACCCTATTTTATACTGAGCACAGACAAGGGGCTTCTGCCGCAAAgtccttttttttccccttttttcctCATTTTCAATCTCATGGGCTTCAATGCCTCCAATGTTAACGCTGAACCATAGCACATATTTGGATTGATGTAACAAAGGAATGTTCCGGGTTCAAGCTGTAAAGACTGAATCTGATCACAAAgcttacattttttatacataattAGATGGATTAGATCTAACTGTTTAGTAACCCTGTCTATATTAAGTTATATCTAATCTTTCGACTCCTCTCATGATACATTAACCTTTTTGTAAGAACTGGTATAATCACAAACTGCACTTTTCTGCTTTTAAACCCTCCCGAATGTTTtgtcccatagacttccattttAAGTCCATTAAAGTACATTTGAGAGAGAGTAGTCCAGATTGTTATATTGTGTCAACAGAGCTCAACCTTTTAACTTGGAACATTCCTTTAAATAGCATTGATCAAatgctttgtatttatttatatgatccACAATGCACAATGTAAAAGAGCATGTGTAGTGTGTGATGAACTGtattttgacaagatttgcatgtcttaatacatgtaaatgtacatgATACAGTTTTTTTCCCTTCTGTTATGGCATCACATCATTTTCTAGCAGACCAATACAGAATCCATAACAAACacggatttatttttatttttcttctttctggGGTATTAAGAAGCACAATCTATACAATTTGAGTACTTTGTCTTCAATTCTGTGTGTATGCAATACAAACGTGGAAAGAAAATGCCTTAGAACATTAACACTTCCTCTTCAGTGCAAGTAGAGAAAATATATTgcactatttgttttcttttttgatgtCTGCTTTGTAATGCAATAAATGCATTAGGTAGAATAATAATTGCAATGGACATTTAATTGGTCCTCAGGCGTTGATGTAGgtacacactttctctctcacccCTTTATCTTTCTGACAACATGAAAAACTAAATCcttttaaagatttaaagaaaatgccactagttataataaaaaaaaaaaaaaaaaaaaaaaaaacattttatgtactTTTAACACTTCAGTCATGTCTCAATTGTTTAATACTTGCTCAAATTTTATTACAAGTGAGTTTTTGCATTCCCCCCCCCCTCCTTCATTTAGATATATGCCAAAGAAATGAATTGTGGAGGCGacccacatcacacacacacaaaaaaaaaagtttatagcaACCTCTTAAATTCATTTCATGTGAGTGTACACTGTACAGCATTCAAATGGCTCTTCACAAAAACAGTTCATTTCTTAATTTGTAAAATTACCACCAAAGTGCTTAACGTCCCCCTCTTTTTCTTTCagtaaattacacaaaaaaaaaaaaaaaaattaacttcagTTTCATGTTGGCTTGTGAAGTCTATTTAAAATTGACAGGGCAACTTAAGTGTCTGCAGTACAGATTATcattaaagataattttttttttttttatcaatctgcAATTAAGCACTcgtataaaaataatcaaatgaatttCAAACAACAGTCTGGATAGTTTAAAGGACTTTATTTATCCATAGAGTGCATACAGTTTTACTCCTCTTGACTAAAATAGAGTATCTACAGATGTTGGTCTTTTTACTCaatttaaaaatcaaacaaattaTAACACGTAACGTGTGCTGTTCTACATTTACTGTCCATCTTTGAATTTCAAGAGATGATGACTTCCCTCTGCTACAGCTTTCTACACGTGGCATTGGTTTTTCAGACAGAAACCCAATCCCTGGTTTACAGGTGGTCTTTTATAAACTTGGTTGCAAAGAATCTGGTGATAAGAAACGGCACACTCACAGGATGTACAACAGAAAACAAACGGGTAAATGGTTGGGCTCAGGCAAAGATGGTCTCCTCTCTCCTCTTCTTGGTGAGGATGGTGCCGGGCTTGTGCTGGGCGTCTGGGTGATTGGCCAGCTCGGGGGGGCAGGTGGACACGGGACTCTCTAAGATGGCCTGTTTCAGGTCGTAGAAAACAGCGGCGTCTTCTTTGGTCAGGAAGGTCATCGCCATACCACTCTTTCCAGCACGACCCGTTCGGCCAATACGATGGATATAGTCTTGAGGAAAGAAACGGTTTAAGATTAATCCTCAAAGTAGGAATGGGAAACAGGAAGTCCCCTGATATAAACATGAGTGGTGAAAATGACGAAGATGATGTTGGACTCACCCTCAATGTTCTTGGCCATGTCGTAGTTGAGGACCATGGAGACGTCATGGATGTCGATACCTCTGCCTGCCACATCTGTGGCCACCAGGATGTCCTTAGCTCCTGCCTTTAGATTGGACAGAGCGAACTCTCTCTGTTCCTGACCTTTACCACCGTGAAGTGTACAAGCGTTGTACTGCAGGACAGTGGGGGGAAAAAGATTGAGAGTTACTGACTTAAAGTTAGTTCTAGTAAGCATCACAGATATTAATTAACAGTGTACTCACTCCAATCTTCTCCAAAGACTTAGCCAGCACGTCACAACCCTTCTTCTGGTTAACGAAGATGATGATGGGCGGCTCGAAGCCACTTGCCAAAACATTCATCAGCTTCTTCCTGTTTGCCACACAAGAACATTTGTGAAAGTGTAAGCACATTTCTGACAACTCCCACCTGAATATGAAGAGTTACACTTTTAACAGACTCTGACCTCTTTTCACCCTCGGACATGAGGATGACCTTCTGCTCCACCCTCTCGTGAGGTTTGCCTGCAGAGCCGATGTACACCACCGCAGGCCGGCGGAGGTAGCTTCTGGCCAAGCGCTCCACTGCAGCAGGCATAGTGGCCGTAAACATGACCGTCTGAAAGGAAATATTAAAGAATCTGTGACTTCATTTCAGAATTCACAATCAGAGTTTGAACCGTAATAACTCATGATATCCGTTACCTGTCTGTATTTGTGTTTGCCTGACTCAAAGTTCTGCATCATTTTTTCGGGGTCCTCAGCATCGTCTGTGTCTGGCTTCAGATTGGTCACAGGAATGTGCTCCAGAATCTTCTGGACGTCGGGTTCAAAGCCCATGTCAATCATTCTGTCGGCTTCGTCCAGTACCACATACGTGCATCTGCTCAGGACGAGGTAGCGGTTTTCCAACACGTCGATCAAACGACCGGGTGTGGCTATGACAATCTGAGATGAGAGGCAAAACACATCAGATCTACAACTATAATGAGGTTATCCATCACGAATAAAGATAGtacattaagttaaactaaatgaaaatgacaaatgttgctttggcaactagctaaaataaaaccCTTTTTAGATTTATTTCAAGTACCTTTTTTATGGTTTGCCAATGCAATCAAAAGCATTTTTGTAAATtccataataataaatcaatggtttattactcttgaccaataggtggcactgttaccaaatttatgtggcgtGGTCAGTGTGAATTGACAATGGCACATACAAAGTtgggtgcaaatatgtcaaagcattgcagagaaaCCTTCTGAGTGCAACCTGGGCATGGTGCCGAAGATGCATACAGATTTTTGTAAAAGTCTAAGcgttcttaaaatattaaatgtttttttttttttacaaaattcaaAATGTCCTACACTCAAAATGGctaacatggaaacatttggtatGGTTTGATTCGGCATGATGCACCGAATCTACAGAgacctgttttgtgttttttgccaaaccattcagaagttataagcaaaaatatgcattttacatatctactgaccactagggggcactgtGCCGAAACACTGCAGGAAGTCTCATATATATAACACGCatcaagtttggtctcaatacacAAAACCGttgtggagatatagcctcaTATCTATTTTTACGTGCTTTTCGTACAATTGCTTTGTGCGTTATTCAAGACAGTGGGACGAACCAACTTGAATtgaactttttgccagcatgttctgaagacgatctgaacCAATTTAGGTGAGAATCAGACGAACCGTCTAGGACGaattcgaaaaagtatgtttttcgaACAATAAAACATAGcggaaaaactaaaccttgcgatttttaaATTTTACAGGTTCATTCAActgattcaattattttttttttccttctgtgcCTTAGGGTTCATAGAAATGTAAATTTGGActagtggtggcgctagagagttggagttagagactctAAATTTGCTTTGGTGACTTTTCttactgtcctctatcagtgtgccaaatttcaaaaCTTTCCCACaagcggttctatgggctgccatagataTTGCGGCGGaagaaaaaggaagaagaagaatCCTAACGGATACAATaagtgcttggcccctaataacaaTTTAGAAACAATATGGAAGGGATTTCACACTCACCTCACAACCCATCCTGAGTTTGAAGCCTTGATCCTCTCTGGATATTCCACCAATCACAGCCACGGTCCGGATCCCCAGCGGTTTGCCGAATTTAATTGTCTCCTCCTCTATCTGCTGTGCCAGCTCACGAGTGGGGGCAAGAATGACAGCATATGGTCCCTGATCTGAGTCCTCGATCCTACAGTCACAAACACATACAGAGTCTCCCACATTAGATCTGATTCCACACAAGGGTTGGCATATAAGAGCGGGACAGAGAAAAGTGAGCTCTCACCTGTCGATCTTAGGCAGAGTGGTGATCCAGACCAATAAAGGAATGAGGAAAGCGGCAGTTTTACCACTGCCAGTCTCGGCCACACCAATGATGTCACGGTTCTGTAGGCCAATAGGAATGGCCTGCCTCTGGATAGGTGTGGGATCCTGATGAAAATGCATTCAAAACCTTTACATGAATGCCATATGCAACAAGCACTTTTAAACACTTGCAGAACAAATTAAACCGAACCATGTCAAGAAAAACACAAACTGACCTTATATCCACACTTTTCGATGACCTCCAGAATGTGTGGCGGCAGGGAGTACTCCTTCCAGTTGCGGATGGGGTTGGGGATCTTTCCTCCTTTGGTCGTGATGCTGTAGTCCTCTCTAAAGATTCTCCAGTCTCTGTCTATCATCTCTTCCTTCTTCTTCTGAGACCAGTGCCGGTCGTCCCAGCGCTGCTTGGCCTCCTTCTTTCGGACCTTCTTCAGCCTCACtctgtgaaatgcaaaaaaagtaaaaacatatccattaaaacagtgaaaatctGGCTCATTTCCATTTTCCATATGCAATGGCTTTTATTTCCATTTACCAGATGCAATAGTTCTCCCTTGAGTCCGTTATAACCCTCGTAATTCATCAATTTGTTCTTGATTTTTAGGCAGTTTTACTTCTAAATTGAATAAAAATCAACTCTACCTTTCCGGTGAACAGCACTACCTCCAATGAAAACCTCATACTGGTCAAATACACTACCAAACGTTTACTAAAAGTAAGATTCttcagtgactacgtttacatgcaatTAAATATTCCATTAGTAAATGTTAGTAATTGATGGCTCAATcggactgaaaagccttcatgtGAACACTTTAACCGATCCGATTGAGCTCAATCtgtgcatgtaaacacttgatcggaaACTGAAAGGACTGGGCTTGTGCACTGACGCAGAAATAGCTTAATGACGTATGACTCACAGAAAGAGCTGTTCTTCCTGTTGAATTAAGTGTTGTATAAAtgagtgtcctgtcattataacaCAACTCTTTTCACTCAGCAGGACAACCGCCCACCAGTCCTTGTTTGGGATTCTCATCCACAGACGACGACATTTTATGGAGTAATAATATGACAGCATGACACAGCAATAAGTCTGCTGTTTAAAacaatcagattcatcaatcaACTGTTATCAGTGTAGAAACAGTGTGGAACTGATCtgtttttaaggattctttgatcaatagataaattatttgaaatggaaatctattGTAAGATTATAAATTACTCTACCACCACTCGCAAGCAATTTCATGCGTCCTTGCTGAACAGattctttacaaaaaaagaaataaaaatcttactgacccaaaacatttgaatggtagtgatcTTGCAATCTCTCGATATGAAAAGCAGTGCGTGGGACTTACTCCTCTTGCTCCTTCTCTTCAAGGGTCCGTCTCTTTTCCATCAGCTCTCCGTAGAATTGGGACTGATCTCTCTTCTGCTGCTTGAGGTCGATGCCGGCGATGAAGCCTCGGCCGTACAGCTGGACCTGATGCTTTTCTTTATAGCTAAACATATAAAAGAATCAGACGTGTGTTCTTGTGCTGTGAAGTAATGCTTTAGCTCCTGTATCATATAAATAGATTATATCCAACTGGCTAAACACTTACAGTACAAAAGAGTGACCTAAGGCAGTCAAGAACAAATGCAATGCAGTAAAATGTACTATCTATCTGTCATGTGCAAACATCAAAGCAGTGCAGTTATTTGTGGTGTCTCATGAGATGCTCACATTGGATTGTAGTCGGTTGATGTGTCTTCAGACGCATCCCACTCAAAGACAAACTTCCTGTCATTCAGATGGCGTGTACGCCGCCGTTTCTTCATCCCGCCAAGATAACGCTCCTAAAGAGAAAATAAGTAATGGTTCACCATTCGTCAAAAAGCACATTACCACCTAATGCACTTCAATGCATAGCACTGCATTTGCAAattaatttaatagatttttctGCAGCAGATTTGCTTTGCTTATTCCCAAAGGGATATTTAGAAACGGTTTACTTTAACTTCTTCAGGTCTTAATGGTTTTTGTACCTGACACATTTTGCTAATTGCCAAACAATGTGACTCTGCATCCGTTAACTTACACTGTAAAAACGGATTTTAAGAAAGactacattttacaagaaaatactctCTCAACCTTTctacttaaaaattaaaaacaaaaattaattcaaaGAGTTATTTGCAGTTTCTTTTTGATTATTTGTTCAATTTATAagcaatttgattaaaaattatttcaaaataatccTATATTAAATATAACTAAGTTGTTAAAATTATGTGCATctagtattttaaaattttatcctgttttttttgcaataaatgaaTAATAGTCCAAGACTGATTACTATTCAATCAAGATTAGATAAAGACTTTATACTTATaagtatataaaacatataaaaatacatatacatatacaaacacacatatatatatgtcagggtttccgttgtccggtaattgccggacattgaccgaaaaaaaaaatgtccgacaaaattaaatctctccggtcaaattgtccgaataaaattgcctaataatcccgcccccctaacacaatctgaattt
This Carassius gibelio isolate Cgi1373 ecotype wild population from Czech Republic chromosome A23, carGib1.2-hapl.c, whole genome shotgun sequence DNA region includes the following protein-coding sequences:
- the LOC127944561 gene encoding probable ATP-dependent RNA helicase DDX23; the protein is MAGDSSEKKEPDAAGKERESRKRSRSRSRDRDRKGSPGRERKRNRSRERKRSRSRSKSPERDRRQKDKERDTRDRNRKERERDRDRRDKDRSKRSRSTSPKSRDLKIKREKDLKKEEEEKDEKKEKVQPLSLEELLAKKKAEEEAESKPKFLSKAEREAEAIRRREQQTEDRRKQLDEERKKRRIFQDIGRKMLEDPQERERRERRERMERENNGNEEDDGRQKIREEKDKGKELQAIKERYLGGMKKRRRTRHLNDRKFVFEWDASEDTSTDYNPIYKEKHQVQLYGRGFIAGIDLKQQKRDQSQFYGELMEKRRTLEEKEQEEVRLKKVRKKEAKQRWDDRHWSQKKKEEMIDRDWRIFREDYSITTKGGKIPNPIRNWKEYSLPPHILEVIEKCGYKDPTPIQRQAIPIGLQNRDIIGVAETGSGKTAAFLIPLLVWITTLPKIDRIEDSDQGPYAVILAPTRELAQQIEEETIKFGKPLGIRTVAVIGGISREDQGFKLRMGCEIVIATPGRLIDVLENRYLVLSRCTYVVLDEADRMIDMGFEPDVQKILEHIPVTNLKPDTDDAEDPEKMMQNFESGKHKYRQTVMFTATMPAAVERLARSYLRRPAVVYIGSAGKPHERVEQKVILMSEGEKRKKLMNVLASGFEPPIIIFVNQKKGCDVLAKSLEKIGYNACTLHGGKGQEQREFALSNLKAGAKDILVATDVAGRGIDIHDVSMVLNYDMAKNIEDYIHRIGRTGRAGKSGMAMTFLTKEDAAVFYDLKQAILESPVSTCPPELANHPDAQHKPGTILTKKRREETIFA